A genomic segment from Streptomyces sp. NBC_01233 encodes:
- a CDS encoding HAD-IIIC family phosphatase, which produces MTTGLDRLRELRAQGLLEKAYDQVPGLLAQEGGPGGPGSGSGAGTTGGAVSAAAAGRLLGGLDADAVLAHHPRTPVVTVAVTGQSTVGHVVDPLRGELARHGLLLKPVLGEHGTYLRDLTDPGGELWTARPDLTLCLLDAETVFAQVPAVWRPEDVERAAEEVLSRCDALAGSAPGTLVLNTLPLPRAYSHQLIDHRSRALLGAVWREFNARLLRLAAASAARLVVIDLEPLVGEGGPVTDPRLARHAKVQLGAELLAAYAREVGHLARALAGRVRKCLVLDLDDTLWDGVLGEDGPEGIAAAGTLRGEAFGAFQKCVKQLGSQGVLLAVSSKNDEGPVLGALSTHPDLVLREPDFVRINANWEPKDANLADIARALDLAADALVFADDSPAERALVRHGAPEVAVVALDEEPALHVTRLLADGWFDTLRLTDEDRARTGEYHRQRERRTLRAGSGSHEEFLRALEVRVGLGPPRPHEYARMSQLTLRTHQFNLAGGGHTESELAALAADPARLLLAARSADRFGDNGLVGAVLGTVTEGVLLLDNMWLSCRVLARGVEHACLAVLLEQARALGLSGVTARYVPTPRNHRARDFYPSCGFTRAGDGGPVDAAVEFHHDLARVPEVPAHVRITETPGGRRMDEPR; this is translated from the coding sequence ATGACGACGGGACTGGACCGGCTGCGCGAACTGCGCGCGCAGGGTCTGCTGGAGAAGGCGTACGACCAGGTGCCCGGGCTGCTCGCGCAGGAGGGCGGGCCGGGCGGCCCCGGGTCCGGGTCCGGGGCCGGGACGACCGGAGGGGCGGTGTCCGCGGCCGCGGCCGGCCGGCTGCTCGGCGGACTCGACGCCGACGCCGTGCTGGCCCACCACCCGCGGACCCCCGTCGTGACGGTGGCGGTCACCGGCCAGTCCACCGTCGGCCACGTCGTCGACCCGCTCCGGGGCGAACTGGCCCGTCACGGCCTGCTGCTGAAGCCGGTGCTCGGCGAACACGGCACGTACCTGCGCGATCTGACCGACCCCGGCGGCGAGCTGTGGACGGCCCGGCCGGACCTCACCCTGTGCCTGCTGGACGCCGAGACCGTCTTCGCGCAGGTTCCCGCGGTGTGGCGGCCCGAGGACGTGGAACGCGCGGCCGAGGAGGTCCTGAGCCGGTGCGACGCGCTGGCCGGGTCGGCCCCGGGGACCCTGGTGCTCAACACCCTTCCCCTGCCGCGCGCCTACAGCCACCAGCTGATCGACCACCGCTCCCGGGCCCTCCTGGGCGCCGTGTGGAGGGAGTTCAACGCCCGCCTGCTGAGGCTCGCGGCCGCATCCGCCGCCCGGCTCGTGGTGATCGACCTGGAACCGCTGGTCGGCGAGGGCGGGCCGGTCACCGACCCGCGCCTCGCCCGTCACGCCAAGGTCCAGCTCGGCGCGGAACTCCTGGCCGCCTACGCACGCGAGGTCGGCCACCTGGCCCGCGCGCTGGCCGGCCGGGTCCGCAAGTGCCTGGTGCTCGACCTCGACGACACCCTGTGGGACGGGGTGCTCGGCGAGGACGGGCCCGAGGGCATCGCGGCGGCCGGCACCCTGCGGGGGGAGGCCTTCGGAGCCTTCCAGAAGTGCGTCAAACAGCTCGGCTCCCAAGGCGTGCTCCTCGCGGTCAGCAGCAAGAACGACGAGGGCCCGGTCCTCGGGGCGCTGAGCACCCACCCCGATCTGGTGCTGCGCGAGCCCGACTTCGTACGGATCAACGCCAACTGGGAGCCCAAGGACGCCAATCTGGCCGACATCGCGCGAGCGCTGGACCTCGCCGCCGACGCCCTCGTCTTCGCCGACGACTCACCGGCCGAGCGCGCACTGGTGCGGCACGGGGCGCCCGAGGTGGCCGTGGTGGCGCTCGACGAGGAACCCGCGCTGCACGTGACCCGGCTGCTGGCCGACGGCTGGTTCGACACCCTGCGGCTGACCGACGAGGACCGGGCCAGGACCGGCGAGTACCACCGCCAGCGCGAGCGCCGGACGCTTCGGGCGGGTTCGGGCTCGCACGAGGAGTTCTTGCGGGCACTGGAGGTCCGGGTCGGGCTCGGCCCGCCCCGCCCCCACGAGTACGCCCGGATGTCCCAGCTGACCCTGCGCACCCACCAGTTCAACCTGGCCGGCGGGGGCCACACGGAGTCCGAACTGGCCGCTCTGGCCGCCGACCCGGCGCGGCTGCTGCTCGCCGCCCGCAGCGCGGACCGGTTCGGCGACAACGGCCTGGTCGGAGCGGTGCTCGGAACCGTGACGGAGGGGGTCCTGCTGCTGGACAACATGTGGCTCAGCTGCCGGGTGCTCGCCCGCGGCGTCGAACACGCCTGCCTCGCGGTGCTGTTGGAGCAGGCCCGCGCGCTCGGACTGTCCGGGGTGACCGCCCGGTACGTCCCCACCCCGCGCAACCACCGCGCCCGCGACTTCTACCCGTCCTGCGGCTTCACGCGGGCGGGTGACGGCGGGCCGGTGGACGCGGCGGTGGAGTTCCACCACGACCTGGCGCGGGTGCCGGAAGTCCCGGCGCACGTGCGCATCACCGAAACCCCGGGGGGAAGACGGATGGATGAGCCTCGATAG
- a CDS encoding phosphopantetheine-binding protein, giving the protein MSLDSLDAFLRTVRDDLGLDIAIPEGADTALVELPGWDSLNLLRLVALLEESGHRVPVHRLLEAHRLREIHTLMKEYA; this is encoded by the coding sequence ATGAGCCTCGATAGCCTCGACGCGTTCCTGCGGACGGTCCGCGACGACCTCGGCCTGGACATCGCGATCCCCGAGGGCGCCGACACCGCACTGGTGGAGCTGCCCGGCTGGGACTCGTTGAACCTGCTTCGTCTGGTGGCCCTCCTGGAGGAGTCGGGCCACCGGGTACCGGTACACCGTCTGCTGGAGGCGCACCGCCTCCGGGAGATCCACACCCTCATGAAGGAGTACGCATGA
- a CDS encoding 4'-phosphopantetheinyl transferase family protein codes for MTAPGSPSLGPPLGEPVAVVPGGDSWDRVRDDLASHGTALVYAWLRDLEPRVPSGDGLRELLGRDWTRYLDLTHADVRGRYIASRMLLKYAASAVLDSDPADLELAYGPTGRPYLRGCDQIDISLSHTEDLLLVGLTTTGLIGVDAERADREMHAGGLGRHICTPYESVLLSGMPVAERNDALVRLWTLKEAYSKAIGQGMQFRFTEFGFGPDGRAVRVQRPDGTAGTGDEWIFRTFPVADGYVVSAAVYDAGFGRLQDAHVTTMLDQDCVDAITEALDEAEHEETAYGGIAHGGTEYGGGAGR; via the coding sequence ATGACTGCCCCGGGCAGCCCCTCGCTCGGCCCACCGCTCGGTGAGCCCGTCGCCGTGGTACCGGGAGGCGACTCGTGGGACCGGGTCAGGGACGACCTCGCCTCCCACGGGACGGCGCTGGTCTACGCGTGGCTGAGGGACCTGGAGCCGCGCGTACCGTCCGGTGACGGGCTGCGCGAGCTGCTCGGCCGGGACTGGACGCGCTACCTCGACCTGACGCACGCGGACGTACGCGGCCGCTACATCGCCTCCCGGATGCTGCTGAAGTACGCGGCGAGCGCGGTGCTCGACAGCGATCCCGCGGACCTGGAACTGGCCTACGGGCCGACCGGCCGGCCGTACCTGCGCGGCTGCGACCAGATCGACATCAGCCTCAGCCACACCGAGGACCTGCTGCTCGTCGGGCTGACGACCACCGGCCTCATCGGGGTGGACGCGGAACGGGCCGACCGGGAGATGCACGCGGGCGGACTGGGCCGCCACATCTGCACGCCGTACGAGTCGGTGCTGCTGTCCGGCATGCCGGTGGCGGAGCGCAATGACGCGCTCGTGCGGCTGTGGACCCTCAAGGAGGCCTACAGCAAGGCCATCGGCCAGGGCATGCAGTTCCGGTTCACGGAGTTCGGATTCGGTCCGGACGGCAGGGCCGTGCGGGTCCAGCGGCCGGACGGGACCGCGGGGACCGGGGACGAGTGGATCTTCCGTACGTTCCCGGTCGCCGACGGCTACGTCGTCAGTGCCGCGGTGTACGACGCGGGCTTCGGCCGGCTCCAGGACGCCCACGTCACCACGATGCTCGACCAGGACTGCGTGGACGCGATCACGGAGGCGCTCGACGAGGCGGAGCACGAGGAGACGGCGTACGGCGGGATCGCGCACGGCGGGACGGAGTACGGCGGGGGCGCCGGCCGCTGA
- a CDS encoding LuxR C-terminal-related transcriptional regulator has translation MFTGEGSDSGFAELDDISATAYGLAVECGRFAREQIAEQLSLTPEEIIRVEQVLRGVRLLQSMPGNPTELTPVTPDVAAASLVGPAERHIRDLQQAVTDVRAKLLSLTPLYFEGRRLRNRLEAFDVITDVSRIQSMLNHLTQNCKSELLTVQPGGARPAYALVSARESALTTLARGVRIRTIYQHTARNDLPTRSYVREVSEQGAEIRTADEVIDRLIIYDREVAFLPERSGGDGTPGAAIVREPTLVAFLCSVFEYLWDGASPYVVDSQRSPASSDELKWSIIRLMTKGYKDEMVARRLGMSVRTCRRHIAEITEELEATSRFQAGYNAARQEMLSRGSVPSLS, from the coding sequence ATGTTTACAGGGGAGGGCTCGGATTCGGGGTTCGCCGAGCTGGACGACATCAGCGCCACCGCGTACGGTCTCGCGGTCGAGTGCGGCCGCTTCGCACGCGAGCAGATTGCCGAGCAGCTGTCGCTGACGCCCGAGGAGATCATCCGGGTGGAGCAGGTGCTCCGCGGGGTCCGCCTGCTGCAGTCGATGCCGGGAAACCCCACCGAACTGACCCCCGTCACACCGGACGTGGCGGCCGCGTCCCTGGTCGGACCCGCCGAACGGCACATACGCGACCTGCAGCAGGCCGTCACCGACGTACGGGCGAAGCTGCTGTCCCTGACCCCCCTGTACTTCGAGGGGCGCCGGCTGCGCAATCGCCTGGAGGCCTTCGACGTCATCACCGACGTCTCGCGGATCCAGTCGATGCTCAACCACCTCACCCAGAACTGCAAGAGCGAGCTGCTCACCGTCCAGCCCGGTGGCGCCCGCCCCGCCTACGCGCTCGTGTCGGCCCGCGAGTCGGCGCTGACCACCCTCGCCCGCGGTGTCCGGATCCGTACCATCTACCAGCACACCGCCCGCAATGACCTGCCCACCCGCTCCTACGTCCGGGAGGTCAGCGAACAGGGCGCGGAGATCCGCACCGCGGACGAAGTCATCGACCGGCTGATCATCTACGACCGGGAGGTCGCCTTCCTGCCGGAACGCTCCGGCGGCGACGGCACGCCCGGGGCGGCCATCGTCCGCGAGCCCACCCTCGTGGCGTTCCTGTGCTCCGTCTTCGAGTACCTGTGGGACGGCGCGTCGCCGTACGTCGTCGACTCCCAACGCTCCCCGGCTTCCTCGGACGAGCTCAAGTGGTCGATCATCCGGCTGATGACCAAGGGGTACAAGGACGAGATGGTCGCGCGCCGGCTCGGCATGTCCGTGCGGACCTGCCGCCGCCACATCGCCGAGATCACCGAGGAGCTGGAGGCCACCAGCCGCTTCCAGGCCGGCTACAACGCCGCCCGGCAGGAGATGCTCTCCAGGGGATCGGTGCCCTCCTTGTCGTGA
- a CDS encoding 4'-phosphopantetheinyl transferase family protein: MLTKLLPANVATAEATTDPAEVFLYPEEERLIRNAVPKRRLEFGTVRWCARRAMGELGLPPAPVLPGRRGVPQWAPSVVGSMTHCAGFRGVALARSAEFASVGVDAEPNAPMPEGVLDSIALPEELRLVRELERAVPEVAWDRLLFSIKEAVYKTWFPLTGQELDFTDALVSVDPGQETFHARLLPDPSTLSPAGPTAFSGRWSAENGVLLSAIAVPADRLAAVGAPVRRSAPRICRAGSAF; encoded by the coding sequence GTGCTCACAAAGCTCCTGCCCGCGAACGTCGCGACCGCCGAAGCCACCACCGACCCTGCCGAGGTCTTCCTCTACCCCGAGGAGGAGCGCCTGATCCGCAACGCCGTACCCAAGCGGCGGCTGGAGTTCGGCACCGTCAGGTGGTGCGCCCGTCGCGCCATGGGAGAGCTGGGCCTGCCGCCCGCTCCCGTGCTGCCGGGCCGGCGCGGTGTCCCGCAGTGGGCGCCTTCGGTCGTGGGATCCATGACCCACTGCGCCGGTTTCCGGGGCGTGGCACTCGCCCGCAGCGCCGAGTTCGCCTCCGTGGGAGTCGACGCGGAGCCCAACGCCCCCATGCCGGAAGGAGTGCTCGACTCGATCGCGCTGCCCGAGGAGCTCCGCCTCGTACGGGAGCTGGAGCGGGCGGTGCCCGAAGTGGCGTGGGACCGGCTGCTCTTCAGCATCAAGGAAGCCGTCTACAAGACGTGGTTCCCGCTCACGGGGCAGGAACTCGACTTCACCGACGCCCTGGTGAGCGTCGACCCGGGGCAGGAGACCTTCCACGCCCGGCTCCTGCCGGATCCCTCAACACTCTCCCCGGCCGGACCGACCGCGTTCAGCGGCCGCTGGTCGGCGGAGAACGGCGTACTGCTGAGTGCCATAGCGGTGCCGGCTGACCGGCTCGCCGCCGTGGGCGCTCCGGTACGGAGAAGCGCTCCCCGCATCTGCCGTGCGGGGAGCGCTTTCTGA
- a CDS encoding metallophosphoesterase family protein, with protein MGISDLHVGFPENRRIVQELYPDSPADWLIVAGDVSESLDDLRWVLDLLTRRYATVVWAPGNHELWTVRDDPHPLRGEARYRRLVEICRSFGVHTPEDPYPVWSGPGGPLIVAPLFLLYDYSFRTPTAATKEEALEQAYEAGAVCSDEFMLHPDPYASREAWCRARVAVTEERLAACDPDLRTVLVNHFPLVRTPTRILRHPEFAQWCGTELTADWHTRFRAAAVVYGHLHIPRTTWYDGVRFEEVSVGYPREWQRPGHPRDTPRRIFPATGPGN; from the coding sequence ATGGGTATCAGCGACCTCCATGTCGGATTCCCGGAGAACCGCCGGATCGTCCAGGAGCTCTATCCCGACAGTCCCGCCGACTGGCTCATCGTGGCCGGCGACGTGAGCGAGTCGCTCGACGACCTCCGATGGGTGCTCGACCTGCTCACCCGGCGCTACGCCACCGTGGTGTGGGCGCCCGGGAACCACGAACTGTGGACCGTACGGGACGATCCGCACCCCCTGCGCGGGGAGGCGCGCTACCGGCGGCTGGTCGAGATCTGCCGCTCCTTCGGCGTGCACACGCCCGAGGACCCCTACCCCGTCTGGTCGGGGCCGGGCGGCCCGCTCATCGTGGCCCCCCTCTTCCTGCTGTACGACTACAGCTTCCGCACCCCCACGGCCGCCACCAAGGAAGAGGCCCTTGAGCAGGCGTACGAGGCCGGAGCGGTGTGCTCGGACGAGTTCATGCTGCACCCCGACCCCTACGCCTCCCGGGAGGCCTGGTGCCGGGCCCGGGTCGCCGTCACCGAAGAGCGCCTGGCCGCCTGCGACCCCGACCTGCGCACCGTGCTCGTCAACCACTTCCCCCTCGTGCGCACCCCCACCCGGATCCTGCGGCACCCGGAGTTCGCCCAGTGGTGCGGCACCGAGCTCACCGCCGACTGGCACACCCGGTTCCGGGCCGCCGCAGTCGTCTACGGCCACCTGCACATCCCGCGCACCACCTGGTACGACGGCGTGCGGTTCGAGGAGGTGTCCGTGGGCTATCCGCGGGAGTGGCAGAGGCCCGGCCACCCGCGGGACACCCCGCGCCGGATCTTTCCCGCCACCGGTCCCGGGAATTGA
- a CDS encoding ATP-binding protein has product MLLFRRAEEISLLDALLSGCASGNSGLLLVEGAVGCGKSEFLETAAGQAEIRGGIVVRAIGTAAEQGRPLGVLRQLAADAPAGALPAPPAPHEADRVEAMRAFAAAVRELSAAAPVVILVDDLHHVDELSRRYLLHLARGTRQAGVLLVLAESAHEHGDDPLLSTELIRLPHFARLRLQRLAPEAVRAMAADRTETEADRLYEVSGGNPLLLRALLQDPQARPGDCYAQAVLACLHRSGPATAELAEAIAVLDDLATPAHLARLTGAAEGTAARALTALEAAGLLAPGGGFRHPAARAAVLDRTDPADRPALHREAALLARAWGAPDTAVAAQLLAARHTREEWALPVLRSAADQHIADGQLDPAVALLRLAHEACPDDALRAEVSVRLSTVAGRTDPAAAEHHLAAPLAAVAGGGLDPHALGSLARALAAQGRIDAAVDVLERLAPADGRRAGVPGEDPLDGLSAFPQWAASARRGAPAEGGPHPAVRPARAAVHPAALWTLPGEAEEGAAVRTAELFLRGATLAEGTVEPVAQALRTLLYLDGPARALPWCEEFVRQATQRGATGWRAVFAGLLAEARLRTGDLTGAADTAEEVLRSAPGRRGSILLSAVAGTLARARIAMGRPEEAAAVLSRPVPAELAGSVHVLGHLRARGQYALATSRFHAALGDFLDIGRHMKRWGLDRPRVLPWRTDAAEALLRLGEAHQAERFLADQLTTRDASDPWVRGTSLRLRASLREPRERQAMLAGAVDELRRSGDQYELARAMGDFGQVLREVGEPARAAMVDRRAWHLAKESGAEALCVKILPGHTGEEDEAQEAAEAPDAGLVASLSESERRVALLAVHGHTNREIAKKLFITVSTVEQHLTRVYRKLNIPGRQALPADLRPGVAELV; this is encoded by the coding sequence ATGCTTTTGTTCCGGCGCGCCGAGGAAATCTCTCTATTAGATGCGCTGCTTTCGGGCTGCGCATCCGGCAATTCCGGATTGCTGCTCGTCGAAGGTGCGGTCGGCTGCGGAAAGAGCGAATTCCTCGAAACGGCCGCCGGACAGGCCGAGATCCGAGGCGGAATCGTCGTGCGCGCCATCGGCACCGCGGCCGAACAGGGCCGTCCGCTGGGCGTCCTGCGCCAGCTGGCCGCCGACGCCCCGGCCGGTGCGCTGCCCGCGCCGCCGGCGCCGCACGAGGCGGACCGGGTCGAGGCCATGCGGGCCTTCGCCGCGGCCGTCCGCGAACTGAGCGCCGCCGCCCCGGTGGTCATCCTCGTCGACGATCTGCACCACGTCGACGAGCTCTCCCGCCGCTACCTGCTGCACCTCGCGCGCGGCACCCGGCAGGCCGGGGTCCTGCTGGTGCTCGCCGAATCCGCGCACGAACACGGCGACGACCCGCTGCTGAGCACCGAGCTGATCCGGTTGCCCCACTTCGCGCGGCTGCGCCTGCAGCGGCTCGCCCCCGAGGCGGTCCGCGCGATGGCGGCGGACCGCACCGAGACGGAGGCCGACCGGCTGTACGAGGTCAGTGGTGGAAACCCGCTGCTGCTGCGGGCCCTGCTCCAGGACCCGCAGGCCCGGCCCGGAGACTGCTACGCCCAGGCCGTCCTCGCCTGCCTCCACCGCAGCGGTCCCGCCACGGCCGAACTGGCCGAGGCGATCGCCGTACTCGACGACCTCGCGACGCCCGCCCACCTCGCACGGCTGACCGGCGCCGCCGAGGGCACCGCGGCCCGGGCGCTCACGGCGCTGGAGGCCGCGGGCCTGCTCGCCCCCGGGGGCGGGTTCCGCCACCCGGCCGCGCGGGCCGCCGTACTCGACCGGACGGACCCGGCCGACCGGCCGGCCCTGCACCGCGAAGCCGCCCTGCTGGCCCGCGCGTGGGGCGCGCCCGACACCGCGGTCGCCGCGCAGCTCCTCGCCGCACGGCACACCCGTGAGGAATGGGCCCTGCCCGTCCTGCGCTCCGCCGCCGACCAGCACATCGCGGACGGGCAGCTCGACCCGGCCGTGGCCCTCCTGCGGCTCGCCCACGAGGCGTGCCCGGACGACGCGCTGCGCGCCGAAGTGAGCGTCAGGCTCAGCACCGTCGCCGGCCGCACCGACCCGGCCGCCGCCGAACACCACCTCGCGGCCCCCCTGGCCGCCGTGGCCGGGGGCGGGCTGGACCCGCACGCGCTCGGCTCGCTGGCCCGGGCACTCGCCGCCCAGGGCCGCATCGACGCGGCGGTGGACGTGCTGGAACGGCTCGCGCCCGCCGACGGGCGCCGCGCCGGCGTCCCGGGGGAGGACCCGCTGGACGGCCTCTCGGCGTTCCCCCAGTGGGCGGCCTCCGCCCGCCGCGGCGCACCCGCCGAGGGCGGGCCGCACCCGGCGGTCCGTCCCGCCCGGGCCGCCGTCCACCCGGCCGCCCTGTGGACCCTCCCGGGGGAGGCGGAGGAGGGCGCGGCCGTCCGCACCGCCGAACTGTTCCTGCGCGGTGCCACCCTCGCCGAGGGCACGGTGGAACCGGTGGCGCAGGCGCTGCGGACCCTGCTGTACCTGGACGGCCCGGCCCGTGCGCTGCCCTGGTGCGAGGAGTTCGTCCGGCAGGCGACCCAGCGCGGAGCCACCGGCTGGCGGGCCGTGTTCGCCGGCCTGCTCGCCGAGGCGCGGCTGCGTACGGGCGACCTGACGGGCGCGGCGGACACCGCCGAGGAGGTCCTGCGGTCGGCGCCGGGGCGGCGCGGCAGCATCCTGCTGAGCGCGGTGGCCGGGACGCTGGCCCGGGCCCGCATCGCCATGGGCCGGCCCGAAGAGGCGGCGGCCGTCCTGAGCCGGCCCGTCCCCGCCGAACTGGCGGGAAGCGTCCACGTCCTGGGCCACCTGCGTGCCCGGGGCCAGTACGCGCTGGCGACGAGCCGGTTCCACGCGGCCCTGGGCGACTTCCTGGACATCGGCCGCCACATGAAGCGGTGGGGCCTGGACCGGCCCCGGGTCCTGCCCTGGCGCACGGACGCGGCGGAGGCCCTGCTCCGGCTCGGCGAGGCCCACCAGGCGGAGCGGTTCCTCGCGGACCAGCTGACCACGCGGGACGCCTCCGACCCCTGGGTGCGCGGCACGTCGCTGCGGCTGAGGGCGTCCCTGCGCGAGCCGAGGGAGCGGCAGGCGATGCTCGCCGGGGCCGTCGACGAACTGCGGCGCTCCGGGGACCAGTACGAACTGGCCCGCGCCATGGGCGATTTCGGCCAGGTGCTGCGCGAGGTGGGCGAACCGGCACGGGCGGCCATGGTCGACCGCAGGGCCTGGCACCTGGCCAAGGAGAGCGGGGCCGAGGCCCTGTGTGTGAAGATCCTGCCGGGCCACACCGGTGAGGAAGACGAGGCGCAGGAGGCGGCCGAGGCGCCGGACGCCGGACTCGTCGCGAGCCTGAGCGAGTCGGAGCGGCGGGTGGCCCTGCTCGCGGTGCACGGCCACACCAACCGGGAGATCGCGAAGAAGCTCTTCATCACCGTGAGTACGGTGGAACAGCACCTGACCCGGGTCTACCGGAAACTGAACATCCCGGGCCGGCAGGCGCTCCCGGCCGACCTCCGGCCGGGCGTCGCGGAGCTCGTCTGA
- a CDS encoding polyprenyl synthetase family protein: MTTPTHDQPWRTASPGQVRDAMIDRVEERLAGLLAEEHRNRRTSDPRSAVLVMGVAELVQAGGERARPAICLTGYLAAGGDPEGKDAVTAAAALELLDTCLLIRADVRDNAPLRRGIPTLHISHAAEHERNGWRGEPRRFGEGTAVLAGDLALAYGDRLAVRLPHEARRLWDDLRAERAIGAHMEAAAATEYLDDAWPGQCLEGCGSGCGAGWYGLRHSLLMGAALTGREDLGEAYEEYARAVHAAWRIRGFLSGGPGFDGDAQFLRDVFFDAQARERAEETIAALVVRADEAVAGARIARRWRTELGALAREIAG; this comes from the coding sequence ATGACCACACCGACACACGACCAGCCGTGGCGCACCGCGTCGCCCGGACAGGTCCGCGACGCCATGATCGACCGGGTCGAGGAGCGACTCGCCGGACTGCTCGCCGAGGAGCATCGCAACCGGCGTACGTCCGACCCGCGCAGCGCCGTCCTGGTGATGGGCGTGGCCGAGCTCGTACAGGCCGGCGGGGAGCGGGCCCGCCCCGCGATCTGCCTCACCGGGTACCTCGCCGCGGGCGGCGACCCGGAGGGGAAGGACGCGGTGACCGCGGCCGCCGCACTCGAACTGCTCGACACCTGCCTGCTGATCCGCGCGGACGTACGGGACAACGCGCCGCTGCGCCGGGGCATCCCGACCCTGCACATCAGCCATGCCGCCGAGCACGAGCGCAACGGCTGGCGGGGCGAACCGCGCCGGTTCGGGGAGGGCACCGCCGTCCTGGCGGGGGACCTGGCCCTCGCCTACGGGGACCGGCTGGCGGTCCGGCTGCCGCACGAGGCCCGGCGGTTGTGGGACGACCTGCGCGCCGAGCGGGCGATCGGCGCGCACATGGAGGCCGCCGCGGCGACCGAGTACCTCGACGACGCCTGGCCGGGGCAGTGCCTGGAGGGCTGCGGCAGCGGCTGCGGCGCGGGCTGGTACGGCCTGCGCCACTCGCTGCTGATGGGCGCCGCGCTCACCGGCCGCGAGGACCTGGGCGAGGCCTACGAGGAGTACGCCCGGGCCGTGCACGCCGCCTGGCGGATCCGCGGATTCCTCAGCGGCGGCCCGGGCTTCGACGGCGACGCCCAGTTCCTGCGCGACGTGTTCTTCGACGCCCAGGCCCGGGAGCGGGCCGAGGAGACGATCGCCGCCCTCGTGGTCCGCGCGGACGAGGCCGTGGCCGGCGCCCGGATCGCCCGCCGCTGGCGCACCGAACTGGGTGCACTCGCCCGCGAGATCGCCGGCTAG